A portion of the Nitrospira defluvii genome contains these proteins:
- a CDS encoding carotenoid biosynthesis protein — translation MEFLFLFLKTIWLRPYVFAFLAAFLVSAIASIGWPRTWRFWLISWMTAFVCEYSSTRNGIPFGWYHYNGSTVGQELYFSNIPFMDSISFSFLLFASYSLALLLLLPMASGSREPGLRLPRLSFALGDRTSWPVFILTVLFFAFIDMVIDPVALRGDRWFLGKIYYYPDPGVHYGVPMANYVGWAVVGAISLLIYFPLDRRLAAALPPQTPSTTHRLLLGVGLYYGVLIFNLAVTFWIGEALQGTTGLLMYVPVTAILLLRLLTPAPASH, via the coding sequence ATGGAATTCCTCTTTCTGTTTCTCAAAACGATTTGGTTACGCCCCTACGTCTTTGCCTTTCTCGCGGCCTTTCTAGTTTCCGCCATCGCATCGATCGGCTGGCCGCGGACCTGGCGGTTTTGGCTCATCAGCTGGATGACCGCTTTCGTCTGCGAATATTCCTCCACACGTAACGGCATTCCCTTCGGTTGGTACCACTACAACGGATCCACGGTCGGCCAAGAACTCTATTTCTCGAATATTCCGTTCATGGACTCGATCTCGTTTTCGTTCCTCCTGTTCGCCAGCTATAGCCTCGCCCTCCTGCTGCTCCTCCCGATGGCGTCGGGCTCCCGGGAACCAGGCCTGCGGCTGCCCCGGCTGTCGTTTGCGCTCGGGGACCGAACTTCGTGGCCGGTCTTCATCCTGACCGTGCTGTTTTTCGCCTTCATCGACATGGTGATCGATCCCGTGGCGCTGCGCGGCGACCGCTGGTTCCTCGGCAAAATCTACTATTACCCGGACCCGGGCGTGCATTATGGCGTACCCATGGCCAATTACGTCGGGTGGGCGGTGGTCGGCGCCATCTCGTTGCTGATCTACTTTCCTCTCGACCGACGCCTCGCCGCCGCGCTTCCGCCCCAGACGCCTTCGACGACACACCGGCTGCTGCTGGGCGTGGGCCTCTATTATGGCGTGCTGATCTTCAACCTGGCCGTTACCTTCTGGATCGGTGAGGCACTCCAGGGCACGACCGGCCTGTTGATGTATGTGCCGGTCACCGCCATCCTCCTCCTACGTCTGCTCACCCCTGCACCAGCTTCACACTAA
- a CDS encoding DUF3842 family protein, whose product MTICVVDGRGGGLGSRMVEGLRGVVADGHTIIGVGLNRVSAEAMARAGATAIETVPQSIRRRLHAADMIVGSLSLLMPGSMLGEVTPVLVRAVLDSQAKKMLLPVNTRKVEVVGAEGRTLDALIDHAVQRIAFLLRPTA is encoded by the coding sequence ATGACGATTTGTGTGGTGGATGGTCGCGGGGGAGGTCTCGGCAGCCGGATGGTGGAAGGGTTACGCGGCGTTGTCGCGGATGGCCATACCATCATCGGAGTCGGGCTCAATCGTGTCTCTGCCGAAGCCATGGCACGGGCGGGGGCGACAGCTATCGAGACGGTGCCGCAATCGATTCGTCGCCGGCTCCATGCTGCGGATATGATCGTAGGTTCGCTCAGCCTGTTGATGCCGGGCTCCATGCTCGGTGAAGTGACGCCGGTGCTTGTGCGAGCGGTGCTGGATTCCCAGGCGAAAAAAATGCTCTTGCCCGTCAATACACGGAAGGTCGAAGTGGTGGGCGCGGAGGGACGAACCCTCGATGCCTTGATCGACCACGCCGTTCAGCGGATCGCGTTTCTGCTCAGACCGACAGCCTAA
- the nikR gene encoding nickel-responsive transcriptional regulator NikR yields the protein MTQLVRFGVSLDQDLLAEFDRLIERRNYTNRSEAIRDLIRDSLVGQQWDENKETVATITFVYDHHVPDLTRKLVHIQHDFQGHIMAGMHVHLDHDHCLEVLVARGKGAAIRKVADALLSVKGVKHGKLTMTTTGKGLSL from the coding sequence ATGACACAACTTGTGCGATTCGGCGTGTCCCTCGACCAGGATCTGCTCGCGGAATTCGATCGTCTGATCGAACGGCGCAACTATACCAATCGCTCGGAAGCGATTCGCGATCTGATTCGGGACAGCCTGGTCGGGCAGCAGTGGGACGAGAATAAAGAGACGGTGGCGACGATCACCTTCGTCTATGACCATCATGTGCCGGATTTGACGAGAAAACTGGTCCACATTCAGCATGATTTCCAGGGCCACATCATGGCGGGGATGCATGTGCATTTGGACCATGATCATTGCCTGGAGGTCTTGGTGGCTCGGGGCAAGGGCGCGGCCATTCGCAAGGTCGCCGATGCGCTACTCAGCGTCAAAGGTGTCAAGCACGGCAAGCTTACGATGACGACGACGGGCAAGGGGCTCAGCCTCTGA
- the hpnA gene encoding hopanoid-associated sugar epimerase, protein MKALVTGATGFVGGAVARALVKAGVKVRTLSRKGADLQNLAGLPVEQVHGDLRDRDSLRQALRGCRQLYHVAAHYALWAKDPAIFYDINVTGTRTLLETAREVGIERTVYCSTIGAIGLPPGGGLGTEDTPVSLEQMAGHYKRSKYLAEQEVLKLAREGLPVVIVNPSAPVGEADVKPTPTGQIIVDFMQGRMPAYIETGMNLIDVDDVAQGHLLAMEKGRQGERYILGHTNLLLNEVFQILSRITGVNAPSVKLPRLAILPLAYANQWISNLTGVPPRIPLEGVKMAKYKMHYDCSKAIRELGLPQTPVDVALEKAVRWFRDHGYA, encoded by the coding sequence ATGAAAGCCCTCGTTACCGGAGCGACAGGATTTGTCGGCGGGGCCGTGGCACGCGCGCTGGTGAAGGCCGGCGTGAAAGTCCGGACGCTCTCCCGCAAGGGCGCCGATCTGCAGAACCTCGCCGGTCTTCCGGTCGAACAGGTGCACGGAGACCTCCGTGACCGCGACTCCCTTCGCCAGGCCCTACGCGGCTGCCGGCAGCTCTATCACGTGGCGGCCCATTACGCCCTCTGGGCCAAAGATCCCGCCATCTTCTACGATATCAATGTCACCGGCACGAGAACGCTGCTCGAAACGGCCCGCGAGGTCGGCATCGAACGGACGGTCTACTGCAGCACCATCGGCGCGATCGGCTTGCCGCCCGGTGGAGGGCTCGGCACGGAAGACACCCCGGTCTCGCTGGAACAGATGGCTGGCCATTACAAACGATCAAAATATCTCGCCGAGCAAGAAGTGCTGAAACTGGCGCGGGAAGGACTGCCGGTCGTCATCGTCAACCCCAGCGCACCGGTCGGCGAAGCAGACGTGAAGCCGACGCCCACCGGCCAAATCATCGTGGACTTCATGCAGGGCCGGATGCCCGCATACATCGAGACGGGCATGAACCTGATCGATGTGGATGACGTCGCGCAGGGCCACCTGCTGGCGATGGAGAAAGGCCGTCAGGGTGAACGCTACATTCTCGGCCATACGAATCTGTTGCTGAACGAGGTCTTTCAGATCCTCAGCCGGATCACGGGCGTGAACGCGCCCTCCGTGAAACTGCCGCGACTGGCCATCCTGCCGCTGGCCTATGCAAATCAATGGATCTCGAACCTGACCGGTGTGCCACCCCGCATCCCGCTCGAAGGGGTGAAGATGGCCAAGTACAAGATGCATTACGACTGTTCAAAGGCCATCCGCGAACTGGGCCTGCCCCAAACACCGGTTGACGTCGCGTTGGAGAAGGCGGTGCGGTGGTTTCGCGACCATGGCTACGCATGA
- a CDS encoding DNA-3-methyladenine glycosylase: MIIPRDYFDRPTLDVARSLVGKYLVREQGGRLIAGRIIEVEAYVGTEDKACHASKGRTARTDVLFGPPGHAYVYLCYGMYEMLNVVTEQEGFPAAILLRAVECDGRLIDGPGRLTRAFDIDRRLNRCDLTLGQSLWFEDRGEAVPPGWLKTHPRIGVDYAGEWAHKPWRFRLTTEASKPGRPITKRALSRK, translated from the coding sequence ATGATCATTCCTCGTGACTATTTCGATCGACCGACCCTCGATGTGGCTCGTTCGTTGGTGGGGAAATATCTCGTGCGCGAGCAGGGCGGTCGGCTGATTGCCGGAAGGATCATCGAGGTCGAGGCCTATGTCGGCACGGAAGATAAGGCCTGCCATGCGTCGAAGGGGCGGACGGCTAGGACGGATGTACTGTTCGGGCCGCCGGGACATGCCTATGTCTACCTGTGCTACGGCATGTATGAAATGTTGAATGTGGTCACGGAGCAGGAGGGATTTCCGGCGGCGATTCTTCTCCGAGCGGTAGAATGCGACGGACGGTTGATCGATGGCCCAGGGCGGTTGACCCGCGCCTTCGATATCGACCGGCGCTTGAATCGTTGCGACCTGACGCTCGGCCAGTCACTTTGGTTTGAGGACCGCGGCGAGGCCGTACCGCCTGGTTGGCTCAAAACCCATCCCCGTATCGGCGTGGATTATGCCGGCGAATGGGCGCACAAGCCCTGGCGGTTTCGTCTGACGACCGAGGCGTCCAAGCCCGGTCGTCCCATCACCAAACGGGCGCTTAGCAGGAAATAA
- a CDS encoding TonB-dependent receptor, whose translation MRQCAGWVGMGSLVLCLGMVLSAQAHDPDAPDLEVLEIQVEADRPVAASSQQFIPDKEYLMQPQGRPAQVLRLIPGFVAVEHSGGAGKADQYFLRGFDADHGTDVAFFTDGMPINLRSHAHGQGYTDLNFIIPETIEGVDVFKGAYLPEYGDFATAGAVNFRTRDMVKEGVVQSAGGQFNTQRHLLMFSPTKDKVRTLFAAEGYYTDGPFLNDNRYLRGNLLGKATMNPLGRDELVITGTFQKSQWNGSGEIPLRAVHDGSLDRFGSIDPSEGGKTLRSTGRLNYHYDRPAGGRFFANAYAQYYRFDLFTNFTFFLNDPVNGDGFQQSDRRVIYGGDVGYKQLVRFFDMDGAATVGVQARVDDIHARLGPQVKRAPLGTTVDSTIFEASYGPFLKLELQPMPWLRLAGGVRTEVFTFDVRNRCTTCSEQPAGNTSSGLVLPKMNVILGPWFRTEFFANYGEGYHSNDARSAVAQAASPLARAKNYEVGLRSKPWGPEGVELTATLWALDLKQELVFVGDEGTTEIRGASRRRGMEVAARGQVWGPLYFNGSVTWTKAEFTNGDAIPLAPEVTAYGALLLRWPEGLTSQIQATYLGVRPLIEDRSAKAPSWTTFDLSERYQLPVKLSHGRLEAFLFVQNLFNTKWEQATFFFDSRLRNGAAGIADTHFVPGSPRFVMGGLAWYF comes from the coding sequence ATGCGACAGTGTGCAGGGTGGGTAGGGATGGGGAGCCTTGTGTTGTGTCTCGGGATGGTGCTGTCAGCCCAGGCGCATGACCCTGATGCTCCGGATCTGGAGGTGCTCGAAATACAGGTTGAGGCCGATCGGCCGGTTGCGGCGTCTTCCCAACAGTTCATCCCCGACAAGGAATATCTCATGCAGCCGCAAGGCCGCCCGGCCCAGGTGTTGCGGCTGATTCCCGGGTTCGTCGCGGTCGAACATTCCGGTGGCGCGGGAAAGGCCGACCAGTACTTCCTGCGCGGGTTCGATGCCGACCATGGGACCGATGTCGCATTCTTCACCGACGGGATGCCGATTAATCTTCGGAGCCATGCCCACGGACAAGGCTACACCGATCTCAACTTCATCATCCCGGAAACCATCGAAGGCGTCGATGTCTTTAAAGGGGCCTACCTGCCCGAGTACGGAGACTTTGCTACGGCCGGCGCCGTGAACTTTCGCACGCGTGACATGGTGAAAGAAGGAGTCGTGCAGTCGGCCGGCGGGCAGTTCAACACGCAGCGGCATCTCTTGATGTTCTCGCCGACCAAAGACAAGGTGCGAACCCTGTTTGCGGCGGAAGGCTACTACACCGATGGACCTTTCCTGAACGACAACCGGTATCTTCGCGGCAATCTGTTGGGCAAGGCCACGATGAACCCGCTCGGCCGGGACGAACTCGTCATCACCGGCACGTTTCAGAAGTCGCAGTGGAATGGGTCAGGCGAGATTCCCCTCCGCGCAGTCCATGATGGCTCACTGGATCGATTCGGGTCGATTGATCCGAGCGAAGGCGGGAAGACACTCCGCAGCACGGGGCGGCTGAACTACCATTACGACAGGCCGGCGGGCGGGCGGTTCTTCGCCAATGCCTATGCCCAGTATTACCGGTTCGATCTGTTCACGAATTTTACTTTTTTCCTGAACGACCCGGTCAACGGCGACGGCTTTCAACAGTCGGACCGGCGCGTGATCTACGGCGGCGATGTGGGCTACAAACAGCTCGTCCGCTTCTTTGATATGGATGGAGCCGCTACGGTGGGCGTGCAAGCACGGGTAGACGACATTCATGCGCGGCTGGGGCCGCAAGTGAAGCGGGCGCCTCTGGGAACCACCGTGGATAGCACCATTTTCGAAGCCTCCTACGGGCCGTTCCTCAAGCTCGAACTGCAGCCGATGCCCTGGTTGCGATTGGCTGGCGGCGTCCGCACCGAAGTCTTCACGTTTGACGTGCGGAACCGCTGCACAACTTGTTCGGAACAGCCGGCCGGCAATACGAGTTCCGGGCTTGTGCTCCCGAAAATGAATGTGATTCTGGGGCCCTGGTTCAGGACGGAGTTCTTCGCCAACTATGGCGAGGGCTACCACAGCAACGACGCCCGCTCAGCGGTTGCCCAGGCGGCGTCACCTCTGGCGAGGGCGAAAAATTACGAGGTCGGTCTCCGCTCAAAACCGTGGGGGCCTGAGGGGGTCGAACTGACCGCGACCCTGTGGGCGCTGGACTTGAAGCAGGAACTCGTCTTCGTGGGGGATGAAGGGACCACGGAAATTCGGGGGGCTTCACGCCGCCGCGGCATGGAGGTCGCGGCACGTGGGCAGGTCTGGGGACCGCTCTACTTCAACGGTAGCGTCACCTGGACCAAGGCGGAATTCACGAACGGGGACGCGATTCCACTGGCGCCTGAAGTGACGGCCTATGGCGCGTTGCTGTTGCGCTGGCCGGAGGGGCTTACGTCACAGATCCAGGCGACCTATCTCGGCGTTCGACCTTTGATCGAAGATCGTAGTGCGAAGGCGCCGTCCTGGACGACCTTCGACCTGTCGGAACGGTACCAACTTCCGGTGAAATTGTCACACGGGAGGCTTGAGGCGTTCCTCTTCGTGCAGAACCTCTTCAATACGAAATGGGAGCAGGCCACGTTCTTCTTCGATTCCCGCCTGCGTAACGGAGCGGCCGGCATCGCGGACACGCATTTCGTGCCGGGGAGTCCGCGGTTTGTGATGGGCGGTCTCGCCTGGTACTTCTGA
- a CDS encoding response regulator, producing the protein MQDLDLSTIKLLLVDDEAHCTKLMEAFLKQAGFSRITMTNDPRQAVQLYREVKPDLIALDMRMPHMDGMEVMRQLRQVIPAEDYVPILIVTGELDAPTKHKALAEGANDFLNKPVDATEVVLRIKNQLQTRRLHQQVRMHNEHLEAQVRLRTKVVEQTQLDLLNRLVLVSEYRHDATGAHAWRVGRVAMLLAELKGLPPDQADLIKKTAPLHDVGKIGVRDAISMKEGVYEPAEFEAMKAHTKLGSKILADSRSPLLMMAREIALTHHERWDGKGYHKLKDVQTPLSGRIVALADSFDVMTHACSYKTPLTLSQAREEIARHAGTQFDPELSGLFLKLIDRDGETLLADVTGTPFFG; encoded by the coding sequence ATGCAGGACCTTGATCTGAGCACCATCAAGCTTCTTTTGGTGGATGACGAAGCCCATTGCACCAAGCTGATGGAGGCCTTCCTCAAGCAGGCCGGCTTTAGCCGGATTACGATGACGAACGACCCTCGTCAGGCGGTGCAGTTGTATCGAGAGGTCAAGCCGGACCTGATCGCCCTCGACATGCGCATGCCGCACATGGATGGCATGGAAGTCATGCGGCAGTTGCGACAGGTGATTCCCGCCGAAGACTATGTGCCGATTCTGATCGTGACGGGCGAGCTGGATGCGCCGACGAAACACAAGGCGCTGGCCGAAGGCGCCAACGATTTTCTCAACAAGCCGGTGGATGCCACGGAAGTGGTGCTGCGCATCAAGAATCAACTGCAGACCAGGCGGCTGCACCAGCAGGTCCGGATGCACAACGAACATTTGGAAGCGCAAGTCCGGTTGCGCACCAAAGTCGTCGAGCAGACGCAGTTGGACCTGCTGAACCGGCTGGTGCTGGTATCCGAATACCGGCATGACGCCACCGGCGCCCACGCCTGGCGAGTCGGGCGTGTGGCCATGTTACTCGCGGAGCTGAAGGGGTTGCCGCCCGATCAGGCGGATCTGATTAAAAAGACGGCGCCGCTCCACGATGTGGGGAAAATCGGCGTACGCGATGCGATCAGCATGAAGGAGGGAGTGTACGAGCCCGCCGAATTCGAAGCGATGAAGGCGCATACGAAGCTCGGCTCGAAGATCTTGGCGGACAGCCGGTCGCCCCTGTTGATGATGGCGCGGGAAATCGCCCTGACGCATCATGAACGATGGGACGGGAAGGGCTACCACAAGCTAAAAGACGTGCAGACGCCGCTCAGCGGGCGCATTGTAGCGCTGGCGGATTCCTTCGATGTGATGACCCACGCCTGTTCGTACAAGACGCCGTTGACGCTGAGTCAGGCCAGGGAAGAAATCGCGCGCCATGCCGGGACGCAGTTTGATCCGGAGTTGAGTGGTTTGTTTCTGAAACTCATCGACCGCGACGGTGAGACATTGCTGGCCGACGTAACGGGTACGCCGTTCTTCGGCTAG
- a CDS encoding GAF domain-containing sensor histidine kinase produces MSPSAESAKAAADTHLQRTLTSVLNGLPAEAALVAIFHQEQGPLTTQIHRGFTPRDVQSIVRTLSSQKVLTAIPASNDAEVSRTLRLRLVTPGAKSLLGVPLRHRNRTYGFLVIGRKDNAVFAKKDKTMLEQTSDDITKALERDNLFDLNVLLSRPLVVQEPQPIVAAPDAYNQPTSHATPEIQGKIVVLLNELNQTLAFDRAWIGAYDPLAGNVEVLGIAGEQKTDPKDQKKDLKAGQRLTLDASAAGWVVRHRKPRVDHDLASTQGRFLDHKHLYKDRFQSSLVLPFFLRGQVGGTITLASKEADRYAVTDARLLEPINLKLVELLQAAPPAATGTTKTEGAPDAEAGTPTLISAEPVIRKQERQAAIGEFSAFLATEIREPLGSIRAQLEEVTAEGILDFDPQTRVENAMRDLIRIEAILNEILDFAKPLDLNRRLCRVPEMVENALTVVATELEATRIQVVKEYPGVLAPVRTDEAKMQQVFLSIFKNAIEAMTPGGILTISMSNQRAGRHLEVQILIKNNGAPIPPEHVDKVFEPFFTTKRSGTGLGLATVKKIVEEHQGSIGIAGTPGEGTTVTIRLPGVSRGPAHRYRGRGRRPPRRPTAAS; encoded by the coding sequence ATGAGTCCCTCAGCCGAATCAGCGAAAGCCGCAGCCGACACCCATCTTCAACGCACCTTGACCTCCGTGCTCAACGGATTGCCGGCCGAGGCCGCCCTGGTGGCGATTTTTCACCAGGAGCAGGGGCCGCTGACCACGCAGATTCATCGAGGGTTCACACCACGCGACGTCCAATCCATCGTCCGCACGCTCTCCTCGCAGAAAGTGCTGACAGCCATCCCTGCGAGCAACGACGCTGAGGTCTCGCGCACGTTGCGGCTTCGTCTGGTGACGCCGGGCGCCAAATCCCTACTCGGGGTGCCGCTCCGCCATCGCAACCGTACCTACGGCTTCCTGGTCATCGGACGGAAAGACAATGCCGTTTTTGCGAAAAAAGATAAGACCATGCTGGAACAGACCAGCGACGACATCACGAAGGCGCTGGAACGGGACAACCTCTTCGATCTGAATGTGCTGCTGAGTCGTCCTTTGGTGGTTCAGGAACCGCAACCGATCGTCGCGGCCCCTGATGCCTATAATCAGCCGACCTCGCATGCAACCCCGGAGATTCAGGGCAAAATCGTCGTGCTGCTCAATGAGCTCAACCAGACCCTGGCGTTCGACCGCGCCTGGATCGGCGCCTACGATCCGCTCGCGGGCAACGTCGAGGTGCTCGGCATCGCCGGAGAACAGAAGACCGATCCCAAGGATCAGAAAAAAGATCTCAAAGCCGGCCAGCGCCTCACGCTCGATGCGTCGGCCGCCGGATGGGTGGTGCGCCATCGAAAACCCCGGGTCGACCATGATCTGGCCTCAACCCAAGGGCGCTTCCTCGATCACAAGCACTTGTACAAAGACCGGTTTCAGTCGTCGTTGGTCCTGCCGTTTTTCCTGCGCGGCCAAGTCGGCGGCACCATCACCCTCGCCTCGAAGGAAGCAGACCGATATGCTGTGACCGATGCCCGCTTGCTCGAACCGATCAACCTCAAGTTGGTCGAGTTACTACAAGCCGCTCCTCCTGCAGCAACCGGGACAACCAAAACCGAAGGCGCGCCCGATGCCGAGGCCGGCACCCCTACACTGATTTCCGCCGAGCCCGTGATCAGAAAACAGGAACGGCAGGCCGCCATCGGCGAATTCAGCGCCTTCCTCGCCACGGAAATTCGGGAACCGCTGGGGTCGATTCGCGCACAACTGGAAGAAGTCACGGCGGAGGGCATTCTCGATTTCGACCCGCAAACCCGTGTCGAAAACGCCATGCGCGACCTCATTCGTATCGAGGCGATCCTCAACGAGATCCTCGACTTCGCCAAGCCGCTGGACCTCAATCGCCGCCTCTGCCGCGTCCCGGAAATGGTCGAAAACGCCCTGACCGTGGTGGCGACGGAGCTCGAAGCCACCCGCATTCAAGTCGTCAAGGAGTATCCTGGCGTCCTTGCGCCGGTCCGAACCGATGAAGCCAAGATGCAGCAGGTCTTTCTCAGTATTTTCAAGAATGCGATCGAGGCGATGACGCCAGGCGGCATCCTGACTATCAGCATGAGCAACCAGCGGGCCGGACGGCACCTGGAAGTCCAGATCCTGATCAAGAACAATGGTGCGCCGATCCCCCCGGAACATGTCGACAAGGTGTTCGAGCCGTTCTTCACCACGAAACGGTCCGGCACCGGCCTCGGCCTCGCCACCGTGAAAAAGATTGTCGAAGAACATCAGGGGAGCATCGGCATTGCCGGAACGCCCGGCGAGGGAACCACCGTGACCATTCGCCTGCCCGGCGTCAGCCGAGGGCCTGCACATCGCTATCGAGGACGCGGACGCCGCCCTCCGCGCCGCCCCACCGCCGCATCCTAA
- a CDS encoding DUF5666 domain-containing protein: MTFLRLMLAALLFLSAPAFVAAHGSGQHVLGVVAAIDSTHIEVKTPKGQVVSVRLTDKTQYKVRNLRRPKSPPQVGDRVVVEAEKGADGLTATEVHYSDSQPKAAQ, encoded by the coding sequence GTGACATTCCTTCGACTAATGCTTGCCGCACTGCTTTTTCTCAGCGCTCCGGCCTTCGTCGCCGCCCACGGCAGCGGACAACATGTCCTCGGCGTCGTGGCGGCCATTGACTCCACGCACATTGAGGTGAAAACGCCCAAGGGCCAGGTGGTGTCGGTTCGCCTCACCGACAAAACGCAGTACAAAGTCCGCAACCTTCGCCGCCCGAAGAGCCCGCCGCAAGTGGGAGACCGGGTGGTGGTTGAGGCGGAGAAGGGGGCCGACGGCCTGACAGCCACGGAAGTCCATTATTCCGATTCGCAGCCGAAGGCGGCCCAGTAA
- a CDS encoding c-type cytochrome, which yields MKKICVLLMLGFLATLGLLGWFGYQSYTTGFSAKAEPNELEVLIARQVRQLAIPYENRRLRNPLPLTQELLKDARAHFADHCASCHANNGSGDTVIGKNVYPKSPDLRLPDTQTMSDGELFFIIQNGIRFTAMPGWGTGDPAKDRGSWELVHFIRHLPSITEEELQEMATLNPKTKKELQEESMIDQFLGGDDAAASGATGAHRH from the coding sequence ATGAAAAAAATCTGCGTGCTGCTGATGCTTGGATTCCTGGCCACCTTAGGATTGCTGGGGTGGTTCGGGTACCAATCCTACACAACCGGATTCAGCGCGAAAGCCGAACCGAACGAGCTGGAGGTGCTGATCGCCCGGCAAGTCCGCCAGTTGGCCATTCCCTACGAAAATCGGCGGCTCCGTAACCCGTTGCCGCTGACTCAGGAGTTGCTCAAGGATGCCAGGGCCCATTTCGCCGACCACTGCGCTTCGTGTCATGCCAACAACGGCAGCGGCGACACCGTGATCGGAAAGAATGTCTACCCGAAGTCGCCGGATCTCCGCCTCCCCGATACGCAGACGATGTCGGACGGCGAGCTGTTCTTTATCATTCAGAACGGCATTCGGTTCACCGCCATGCCCGGCTGGGGCACCGGCGACCCCGCGAAAGACCGCGGGAGCTGGGAACTCGTGCATTTCATTCGCCATCTGCCCAGCATTACCGAGGAAGAACTGCAGGAAATGGCGACTCTGAATCCCAAAACGAAGAAAGAGTTACAAGAAGAATCGATGATCGACCAGTTCCTCGGCGGAGACGATGCCGCCGCCTCCGGCGCGACCGGCGCACACCGCCATTAA
- a CDS encoding phage holin family protein — MRVFQLSHSRHNGPGGEGLRPLVTRVLIMGLAVFLAVTIVPGIESETLGAGMAAVLVLTLLNTLIRPLLYLLALPLIVVSLGLFMVVINALLLQVTAALVKGFTVTGFGASFWGALVISLVSSLLNMLLVVEHSRVETSHRPHRPPTIINPD; from the coding sequence ATGCGCGTCTTTCAATTGTCGCATAGCCGGCACAATGGTCCTGGCGGTGAGGGCCTCCGTCCGCTGGTGACGCGGGTGCTCATCATGGGCCTCGCCGTCTTCCTGGCCGTGACCATCGTGCCCGGCATCGAGTCGGAGACGCTCGGCGCCGGCATGGCCGCCGTGTTGGTCCTCACGCTGCTCAACACCCTCATCCGCCCGCTCCTCTACCTGCTGGCATTGCCGCTGATCGTGGTCTCGCTCGGCCTGTTCATGGTCGTCATCAACGCACTCTTACTGCAAGTGACGGCCGCCCTCGTCAAAGGGTTTACGGTGACGGGATTCGGCGCGTCGTTCTGGGGCGCCCTCGTGATCAGCCTGGTCAGCAGCCTGCTCAATATGCTGCTCGTCGTGGAACACAGCCGCGTGGAGACAAGCCACCGTCCACACCGTCCGCCGACCATCATCAACCCCGACTAG